One window from the genome of Leucoraja erinacea ecotype New England chromosome 16, Leri_hhj_1, whole genome shotgun sequence encodes:
- the cav3 gene encoding caveolin-3, whose protein sequence is MAETKPNSAEQKFTGGINKEIDLVNRDPNHINEDVVKVDFEDVIAEPEGTYSLDGVWKTSFTVFTVSKYWCYRILSAIFGIPLSLIWGFYFACLSFCHIWAIMPCIKSYLIEIQCINRIFSICIHTFCDPFYEALGKVFSNIRVNLHKEV, encoded by the exons ATGGCCGAGACTAAACCCAACAGCGCCGAGCAGAAGTTCACGGGCGGCATCAACAAGGAAATCGACCTGGTGAACCGCGACCCCAACCACATCAACGAGGACGTGGTCAAG GTGGACTTTGAAGATGTGATTGCGGAGCCTGAGGGGACATACAGCCTGGATGGCGTGTGGAAAACCAGCTTCACAGTCTTCACCGTCTCCAAATACTGGTGCTACCGAATACTCTCTGCTATCTTTGGTATCCCTCTATCACTGATCTGGGGCTTCTACTTTGCTTGCCTCTCCTTCTGCCACATTTGGGCTATTATGCCTTGTATCAAGAGCTACTTGATTGAGATCCAGTGCATCAACAGGATCTTCTCCATATGTATTCATACCTTCTGCGACCCCTTCTACGAAGCCCTGGGGAAAGTATTCAGCAACATTCGTGTCAATTTACACAAGGAAGTTTAA